Below is a genomic region from Procambarus clarkii isolate CNS0578487 chromosome 27, FALCON_Pclarkii_2.0, whole genome shotgun sequence.
ggtactgtggtaggtgggtgttggtactgtggtaggtggtgctggtactgtggtaggtgggtgttggtactgtggtaggtggtgctggtactgtggtaggtggtactggtactgtggtaggtgggtgttcgtactgtggtaggtggtgctggtactgtggtaggtgggtgttggtactgtggtaggtgggtgctggtactgtggtaggtggtgctggtactgtggtaggtgggtgttggtactgtggtaggtggtgctggtactgtggtaggtggtgctggtactgtggtaggtgggtgttggtactgtggtaggtggtgctggtactgtggtaggtggtgctggtactgtggtaggtggtgctggtactgtggtaggtggtgctggtactgtggtaggtgggtgttggtactgtggtaggtggtgctggtactgtggtaggtgggtgttggtactgtggtaggtgggtgctggtactgtggtaggtggtgctggtactgtggtaggtgggtgttggtactgtggtaggtggtgctggtactgtggtaCGTGGGTGatggtactgtggtaggtgggtgctggtactgtggtaggtgggtgttggtactgtggtaggtgggtgctggtactgtggtaggtggtgctggtactgtggtaggtgggtgttggtactgtggtaggtggtgctggtactgtggtaggtggtgctggtactgtggtaggtgggtgttggtactgtggtaggtgggtgctggtactgtggtaggtgggtgttggtactgtggtaggtgggtgctggtactgtggtaggtggtgttggtactgtggtaggtggtgctggtactgtggtaggtggtgttggtactgtggtaggtggtgttggtactgtggtaggtaggtactggtactgtggtaggtggtgctggtactgtggtaggtggtgttggtactgtggtaggtggtgttggtactgtggtaggtggtgctggtactgtggtaggtggtgctggtactgtggtaggtggtgttggtactgtggtaggtggtgttggtactgtggtaggtgggtgttggtactgtggtaggtggtgttggtactgtggtaggtggtgttggtactgtggtaggtgggtgttggtactgtggtaggtggtgctggtactgtggtaggtggtgctggtactgtggtaggtgggtgttggtactgtggtaggtgggtgctggtactgtggtaggtggtgttggtactgtggtaggtggtgctggtactgtggtaggtggtgttggtactgtggtaggtggtgttggtactgtggtaggtaggtactggtactgtggtaggtggtgctggtactgtggtaggtggtgttggtactgtggtaggtggtgttggtactgtggtaggtggtgctggtactgtggtaggtggtgctggtactgtggtaggtggtgttggtactgtggtaggtggtgttggtactgtggtaggtgggtgttggtactgtggtaggtggtgttggtactgtggtaggtggtgttggtactgtggtaggtgggtgttggtactgtggtaggtgggtgttggtactgtggtaggtggtgctggtactgtggtaggtggtgttggtactgtggtaggtggtgttggtactgtggtaggtaggtactggtactgtggtaggtggtgctggtactgtggtaggtggtgttggtactgtggtaggtggtgttggtactgtggtaggtggtgctggtactgtggtaggtggtgctggtactgtggtaggtggtgttggtactgtggtaggtggtgttggtactgtggtaggtgggtgttggtactgtggtaggtggtattggtactgtggtaggtggtgttggtactgtggtaggtgggtgttggtactgtggtacGTGGGTGatggtactgtggtaggtggtgttggtactgtggtaggtggtgttggtactgtggtaggtaggtactggtactgtggtaggtgggtgttcgtactgtggtaggtggtgctggtactgtggtaggtggtgctggtactgtggtaggtgggtgttcgtactgtggtaggtggtgctggtactgtggtaggtgggtgttggtactgtggtaggtgggtgctggtactgtggtaggtggtgctggtactgtggtaggtgggtgttggtactgtggtaggtggtgctggtactgtggtaggtggtgctggtactgtggtaggtgggtgttggtactgtggtaggtggtgctggtactgtggtaggtggtgctggtactgtggtaggtggtgctggtactgtggtaggtggtgctggtactgtggtaggtgggtgttggtactgtggtaggtggtgctggtactgtggtaggtgggtgttggtactgtggtaggtggtgctggtactgtggtaggtggtgctggtactgtggtaggtgggtgttggtactgtggtaggtggtgctggtactgtggtaggtgggtgatggtactgtggtaggtgggtgctggtactgtggtaggtgggtgttggtactgtggtaggtgggtgctggtactgtggtaggtggtgctggtactgtggtaggtgggtgttggtactgtggtaggtggtgctggtactgtggtaggtggtgctggtactgtggtaggtgggtgttggtactgtggtaggtgggtgctggtactgtggtaggtgggtgttggtactgtggtaggtgggtgctggtactgtggtaggtggtgttggtactgtggtaggtgggtgctggtgctgtggtaggtggtgttggtactgtggtagtggtgttggtactgtggtaggtaggtactggtactgtggtaggtggtgctggtactgtggtaggtggtgcttggtactgtggtaggtggtgttggtaaCTGTGCGtaggtggtgctggtactgtggtaggtggtgctggtactgtggtaggtggtgctTGGTACTGctggtaggtggtgttggtactgtggtaggtgggttgttggtactgtggtaggtgggtgtggtactgtggtaggtgggtgctggtactgtggtaggtggtgttggtactgtggtaggtggtgttggtactgtggtaggtggtgttggtactgtggtaggtggtgttggtactgtggtaggtggtgcttggtactgtggtaggtggtgttggtactgtgtaggtggttgttggtactgtggtaggtggtgttggtactgtggtaggtggtgttggtactgtgtaggtggtgttggtactgtgtaggtggtgttggtactgtgtaggtggtgttggtactgtgtaggtggtgttggtactgtgtaggtggtgttggtactgtgtaggtggtgttggtactgtgtaggtggtgttggtactgtgtaggtggtgttggtactgtgtaggtgttgttggtactgtgtaggtggtgttggtactgtgtaggtggtgttggtactgtgtaggtgggtgttggtactgtggtaggtgggtgttggtactgtggtaggtggtgttggtactgtggtaggtggtgttggtactgtggtaggtggtgttggtactgtggtaggtaggtactggtactgtggtaggtggtgctggtactgtggtaggtggtgttggtactgtggtaggtggtgttggtactgtggtaggtggtgctggtactgtggtaggtggtgctggtactgtggtaggtggtgttggtactgtggtaggtggtgttggtactgtggtaggtgggtgttggtactgtggtaggtggtattggtactgtggtaggtggtgttggtactgtggtaggtgggtgttggtactgtggtacGTGGGTGatggtactgtggtaggtggtgttggtactgtggtaggtgggtgttggtactgtgTTACGTGGGTGatggtactgtggtaggtggtgttggtactgtggtaggtggtgttggtactgtggtagatggtgttggtactgtggtaggtgggtgttggtactgtggtaggtgttggtggtactgtggtaggtgggtgttggtactgtggtaggtggtgttggtactgtggtaggtgttggtggtactgtggtaggtgggtgttggtactgtggtaggtggtgttggtactgtggtaggtgttggtggtactgtggtaggtgggtgttggtactgtggtaggtggtgttggtactgtggtaggtgttggtggtactgtggtaggtgggtgttggtactgtggtaggtggtgttggtactgtggtaggtgttggtggtactgtggtaggtgggtgttggtactgtggtaggtggtgttggtactgtggtaggtgggtgttggtactgtggtaggtggtgctggtactgtggtaggtggtgttggtactgtggtaggtggtgttggtactgtggtaggtgggtgttggtactgtggtaggtgggtgttggtactgtggtaggtggtgctggtactgtggtaggtggtgttggtactgtggtacgtgggtgctggtactgtggtaggtggtgttggtactgtggtaggtgggtgttggtactgtggtaggtggtgctggtactgtggtaggtggtgctggtactgtggtaCGTGGGtgctggtactgtggtaggtgggtgctggtactgtggtaggtggtgttggtactgtggtaggtggtgctggtactgtggtaggtggtgctggtactgtggtaCGTGGGtgctggtactgtggtaggtgggtgatggtactgtggtaggtggtgctggtactgtggtaggtggtgctggtactgtggtaCGTGGGtgctggtactgtggtaggtggtgttggtactgtggtaggtgggtgttggtactgtggtaggtggtgctggtactgtggtaggtggtgctggtactgtggtaCGTGGGtgctggtactgtggtaggtgggtgatggtactgtggtaggtggtACTGGTACTGTGGTACGTGGGtgctggtactgtggtaggtgggtgatggtactgtggtaggtggtgctggtactgtggtaggtggtgctggtactgtggtaCGTGGGtgctggtactgtggtaggtgggtgatggtactgtggtaggtggtgctggtactgtggtaggtggtgatggtactgtggtACGTGGGtgctggtactgtggtaggtggtgatggtactgtggtACGTGGGtgctggtactgtggtaggtggtgatggtactgtggtACGTGGGtgctggtactgtggtaggtgggtgctggtactgtggtaggtggtgttggtactgtggtaccaacacccacctcaggtgttcacattcacgtagatagtggtcaaggcggtgtccgtcactctcaccacagattcttcaactcctctgctcaactgttgtttccattccatttctccatggatatttgtatccaagacggattctcgctattactgattctctcccgcgtcctcctcctcatcgtccataatgattgggattgccagcaacaaccatgttgtaccatcgtacagattcactggtttgtgcttctatcctcctttcctcagttaccttgtcacggtgatgttgcctgataatacctctaatttgtagtagagtcttgggtatgaagtattcaatatggtctccttcagcgccttcagcagccagcacatctgctcgttcattcccacatattccaacatgggaggggatccacagaaacttgacaaaTTTCAATTTGACTTaatgaaaggcattattcctaattacagtgtattctgccccagcatacactgtaattaggaataatgcctttcaaaaCGCAAATGAAGAAAAAGTACGCATTGAGAACTATACATCTTCAACGCAAGGAGAAATAGCTGTCATTATTATGGCGTTAAAATTTCttgaaacactaatggtgcagtgatctgcactgattcaaaagcagcactacaaagccGTAATACAAATCGAGCAGAAAACCTTGTGTGGTGGCGTCCTTGTTGATCTTTGGCGCTAATATGGCGCCTCCCATCTGGCCTTGCCAGCCGTGTGGCGGGAAACTGTATTCATTTACTTCAAGCAGTGAGTATTCACCACTGTTGGTTGGTTTTACTAAATGGTGCAGCATTAACTAACGCAACTTTGATAAATTATAACTAATACCAGGAAATATGAGTCGCAGTGTTCATGTATCTGAGActgtcactcgtcctgtgagcgtcgTGAGGCGGCCGTGAAGGACAGTCTGCTCTAGCGTCGTGAGGCGGCCGTGAAGGACAGTCTGCTCTAGCGTCGTGAGGCGGCCGTGAAGGACAGTCTGCTCTAGCGTCGTGAGGCGGCCGTGAAGGACAGTCTGCTCTAGCGTCGTGAGGCGGCCGTGAAGGGCAGTCTGCTCTAGCGTCGTGAGGCGGCCGTGAAGGACAGTCTGCTCTAGCGTCGTGAGGCGGCCGTGAAGGACAGTCTGCTCTAGCGTCGTGAGGCGGCCGTGAAGGACAGTCTGCTCTAGCGTCGTGAGGCGGCCGTGAAGGGCAGTCTGCTCTAGCGTCGTGAGGCGGCCGTGAAGGACAGTCTGCTCTAGCGTCGTGAGGCGGCCGTGAAGGACAGTCTGCTCTAGCGTCGTGAGGCGGCCGTGAAGGGCAGTCTGCTCTAGCGTCGTGAGGCGGCCGTGAAGGACAGTCTGCTCTAGCGTCGTGAGGCGGCCGTGAAGGACAGTCTGCTCTAGCGTCGTGAGGCGGCCGTGAAGGACAGTCTGCTCTAGCGTCGTGAGGCGGCCGTGAAGGGCAGTCTGCTCTAGCGTCGTGAGGCGGCCGTGAAGGACAGTCTGCTCTAGCGTCGTGAGGCGGCCGTGAAGGACAGTCTGCTCTAGCGTCGTGAGGCGGCCGTGAAGGACAGTCTGCTCTAGCGTCGTGAGGCGGCCGTGAAGGACAGTCTGCTCTAGCGTCGTGAGGCGGCCGTGAAGGGCAGTCTGCTCTACAACACTCCACAAGGATATATATTAAAATGAGGTCGTGGATATTTGCCTGAAAATACTTGATGAATCTTGGCCGTCGTGTCGTCTGGTTGTGGTATCGTCTGGTCGTGGTGTCGTCTGGTCGTGGTGTCGTCTGGTCGTGGTGTCGTCTGGTCGTGGTGTCGTCTGGTCGTGGTGTCGTCTGGTCGTGGTGTCGTCTGGTCGTGGTGTCGTCTGGTCGTGGTGTCGTCTGGTCGTGGTGTCGTCTGGTCGTGGTGTCGTCTGGTCGTGGTGTCGTCTGGTCGTGGTGTCGTCTGGCCGTCGTGTCGTCTGGTCGTCGTGTCGTGGTATCGTCTGGTCGTGGTGTCGTCTGGTCGTGGTGTCGTCTGGCCGTCGTGTCGTCTGGCCGTCGTGTCGTCTGGTTGTGGTATCGTCTGGTCGTGGTGTCGTCTGGTCGTGGTGTCGTCTGGCCGTCGTGTCGTCTGGTTGTGGTATCGTCTGGTCGTGGTGTCGTCTGGTCGTGGTGTCGTCTGGCCGTCGTGTCGTCTGGTTGTGGTATCGTCTGGTCGTGGTGTCGTCTGGTCGTGGTGTCGTCTGGTTGTGGTGTCGTCTGGTTGTGGTGTCGTCTGGCCGTCGTGTCGTCTGGTTGTGGTATCGTCTGGTCGTGGTGTCGTCTGGTCGTGGTGTCGTCTGGTTGTGGTGTCGTCTGGTCGTGGTGTCGTCTGGTCGTGGTGTCGTCTGGTCGTGGTATCGTCTGGTCGTGGCAGTAATGTAAGCCGTTATTAGTGGGAAGGTTTGGACCTGGTTAAGGAATTAATACATTACAGTTCAGATATACTGATAACTGTGTGACTAGCTGTGACTGGAGGCGGCTGGCTGGTCTTGTCTCAGCACGAGCAGGATAACTGATCATGCCAGAGTTATCCCACAGACTGACAAGCACAGGTGTGGCAGGTCCTCACAGACGAGTCCAGTTATCCGTCTTGATAACACATCCACACCTGCTTCTGGTAATTGTGTATCTTTCATTATACCAGTTACAAGTACAGCGAAAATATTTGGTTGGAATCTCTTTGTTAGTTAAGAAAAGTGAAATCGAAGATAAATAATTTTCTCATCTGATTTTGCCATGAGCAACAGAAACGTCTGAAAGTGTTGTGACAGTTTGATGAGTTGACTGAGATGAGGCGCTTGATGAGTTGAGTGAGATGAGGCGCTTGATGAGTTGAGTGAGATGAGGCGCTTGATGAGTTGAGTGAGATGAGGCTGGTCGGGCTCCATGTCCATCTTGCCAAACATGTCAGCAGTGCTTGCCCGGCTGAAGGGTCGTCTTCTCTCGCTTGTGGTAGTGAGGGTATCGTTTCATATTTCCTACAACAGCTCCGGTAGTCCGTTACAAGATACCTATTGACTTGCAATTTACCACCAACATCGGTAATCAATTGACCTCCTGCAACACTGCTGGCAGAAGATCACAATATGTGAGAACAACCGCTCAGCTCCACTATATCTCCGGAAAGgaagggagtgggaaggggtgatGCTTGACTGTGGGGTTTGCATCAGCAGCTGAAATGTCCCGCTGGTGGGCACGCCAGATGCAaggttctggggccagattcacgaaagaacttacgcaagcacttacgaacgtgtacatctttcctcaatctttgacggctttggttacacttattaaacagtttacaagcatgaaaacttgccaatcaaatgttgttattgttataaacagcctcctggtgcttcgaagctcattaactgtttagtaattgtaaacaaagccgccaaaggttgagaaaagatgtacaggttcgtaagtgtttgcgtaagtgctttcgtgaatctggcccctggacgacCCCTTGTGTCCCAGCGAGTATGCCGTCTCGTATACTA
It encodes:
- the LOC138369078 gene encoding spermatogenesis-associated protein 31H1-like; translation: MKDTQLPEAGVDVLSRRITGLVCPNLPTNNGLHYCHDQTIPRPDDTTTRRHHDQTTPQPDDTTTRRHHDQTIPQPDDTTARRHHNQTTPQPDDTTTRRHHDQTIPQPDDTTARRHHDQTTPRPDDTTTRRHDGQTTPRPDDTTTRRYHNQTTRRPDDTTARRHHDQTTPRPDDTTTRRPDDTTARRHHDQTTPRPDDTTTRRHHDQTTPRPDDTTTRRHHDQTTPRPDDTTTRRHHDQTTPRPDDTTTRRYHNQTTRRPRFIKYFQANIHDLILIYILVECCRADCPSRPPHDARADCPSRPPHDARADCPSRPPHDARADCPSRPPHDARADCPSRPPHDARADCPSRPPHDARADCPSRPPHDARADCPSRPPHDARADCPSRPPHDARADCPSRPPHDARADCPSRPPHDARADCPSRPPHDARADCPSRPPHDARADCPSRPPHDARADCPSRPPHDARADCPSRPPHDARADCPSRPPHDARADCPSRPPHDARADCPSRPPHDARADCPSRPPHDARADCPSRPPHDAHRTSDSLRYMNTATHISWY